In one window of Chryseobacterium phocaeense DNA:
- a CDS encoding RNA polymerase sigma factor has product MERELLIECQRGSRSAQRKVYEKMAGKLFAVCRRYLKNDEDIEEVLADTFYKIFTKITQLQDLNTFEGWARKIAVNECLQKLRAAKAQFISMDDHFIETSGTLSESISFEKDILNLLNFLPEGCRAIFNLFAIEGYPHKEIASMLSISEGTSKSQLNFARKKLQELLVNQNI; this is encoded by the coding sequence ATGGAAAGAGAATTACTAATAGAATGCCAGCGTGGCAGCCGCAGTGCACAGCGGAAGGTCTACGAGAAAATGGCGGGTAAACTGTTCGCGGTCTGCCGGCGCTATCTTAAAAATGATGAAGACATCGAAGAAGTGTTGGCCGATACTTTTTACAAAATCTTCACGAAAATTACCCAGCTTCAGGATCTGAATACTTTTGAAGGATGGGCGAGAAAAATTGCAGTCAATGAATGTCTTCAGAAATTAAGAGCAGCCAAAGCGCAATTCATTTCAATGGATGACCACTTTATTGAGACATCAGGAACGCTTTCGGAAAGTATTTCCTTTGAAAAAGATATCCTGAACCTGCTGAACTTCCTTCCCGAAGGATGCCGCGCAATATTCAATCTTTTCGCTATTGAAGGCTATCCTCATAAAGAAATTGCATCCATGCTTTCCATCAGTGAGGGCACTTCAAAATCTCAGCTCAATTTTGCAAGGAAAAAATTACAGGAACTTTTGGTGAATCAGAACATTTAA
- a CDS encoding GbsR/MarR family transcriptional regulator, translating to MKLSEAKEKYIQTWGTFATNWGINRTMAQVHALLLASGKPLSTDEVMEQLEISRGNANMNLRALIDWGIVRKEFIKGDRKEYFIAEKDVWYLFKQITKERRKREIEPVISFLEELKNIDDNDSEEAKEFIKLMSDFSSVTGKINNIMDLAIKSDDHWLVGKITNLLK from the coding sequence ATGAAACTTTCAGAAGCAAAAGAAAAATACATCCAGACATGGGGAACGTTTGCAACCAACTGGGGCATTAACCGGACAATGGCACAGGTTCATGCATTGCTTCTGGCGAGTGGAAAACCGCTTTCTACGGATGAGGTGATGGAGCAGCTGGAAATTTCCAGAGGAAATGCCAATATGAACCTCCGGGCCCTGATAGACTGGGGAATTGTAAGAAAAGAATTCATTAAAGGAGACCGGAAAGAATATTTTATAGCGGAGAAAGATGTCTGGTATCTGTTCAAACAGATCACCAAAGAGCGCAGAAAGAGAGAGATAGAACCTGTGATTTCCTTTCTGGAAGAACTGAAAAATATAGACGACAATGATTCTGAAGAAGCAAAAGAGTTTATCAAGCTGATGAGTGATTTCAGTTCTGTGACAGGGAAGATCAATAATATTATGGATCTGGCGATTAAAAGCGATGATCACTGGCTGGTAGGAAAAATTACCAACCTGCTGAAATAG
- a CDS encoding VWA domain-containing protein yields the protein MENNQDIDKRFNDASKLSEEPAVFPGFDKVWAKVEEKLDKKEDKKRIVPAWFPYGIAASLIIGLGVLYFLDKKEMKTPVQPTFVQKTKESPAKDHIQVIDSTVKSNIEKEAELVTPSVLAYTPTKVVKETVSSEMTSGSIPETFPEYAERSQRNKDTLREKNIEEVVVLGMGYKKAVASVTSSSSMIASTEIAKPSTVAALSGTVRGITVSGSRKNSGIMIRGASSIGTEKPLIIIDGVVFDGASGILNLVDSKNIKELKVIKGLEATALYGSKANNGVILLTTKGLSKEDIDKLKEISSTKKEDLKEPEIDLPKAGQLTAGEVNDFSKWEYWKDIAVPTLDEYKNTWKFFPDRRVSVQLVNKNRKPVIGEKLRLLNDKKEVIWEAVSNNLGNAELWIDPMKDSHPVSEKYYLADGSGQVISSNIRDFKNGQNLIILDKACITKRNLDLAFVVDATGSMGDEIAYLQSELLDVLRRVENNLKNTTVRYGSVFYRDHGDEYVTRKFDFSDHAEELVNFIQKQRAGGGGDTPEAVVEAMQVSVDELKWSSENSAKIMFLILDAPPHRSEENISKLYEKIKSAAKKGITIIPLSASDADKQTEYLMRTFALMTNGTYTFLTNDSGIGNNHIKPTIDSYEVEKLNAMLLRLILQRATLPECNDGISNDHLNKKLETEVNNQPESKTLIFPNPTKGIINIKSRNAIEELFVYDLAGKIIMRKEHLNEGKNTIDITSYPQSIYLIRLRIKDHWETFKVIKN from the coding sequence ATGGAAAATAATCAAGATATAGATAAAAGATTCAATGATGCTTCTAAGCTTTCAGAAGAGCCGGCTGTTTTTCCGGGTTTTGATAAAGTTTGGGCTAAAGTTGAAGAAAAATTAGATAAAAAAGAAGATAAAAAGAGAATCGTTCCGGCCTGGTTCCCCTATGGAATTGCAGCCAGCCTGATCATCGGACTTGGGGTCCTGTATTTTTTAGATAAAAAAGAGATGAAAACTCCGGTTCAGCCGACTTTTGTTCAGAAAACGAAAGAAAGCCCTGCGAAAGATCATATCCAGGTGATAGACAGTACGGTGAAATCCAATATTGAAAAAGAAGCTGAACTTGTAACTCCTTCGGTTCTTGCCTATACGCCAACAAAGGTCGTTAAGGAAACTGTGTCCTCAGAGATGACTTCCGGCAGCATTCCGGAAACATTTCCTGAATATGCAGAGCGCAGCCAAAGGAATAAAGATACTCTAAGAGAAAAAAATATAGAAGAAGTCGTGGTATTGGGCATGGGATATAAAAAGGCAGTTGCCTCTGTAACATCATCAAGCTCTATGATTGCTTCCACGGAAATTGCGAAACCTTCAACGGTGGCTGCTTTAAGTGGGACAGTCCGTGGCATTACCGTATCCGGCAGCCGGAAAAATTCAGGTATTATGATCCGCGGAGCCAGCAGCATAGGTACGGAAAAACCATTGATTATAATAGATGGAGTTGTGTTTGATGGAGCATCCGGGATATTGAACCTTGTGGACTCTAAAAATATAAAAGAATTAAAGGTGATCAAAGGGCTTGAAGCCACAGCTTTATATGGCAGCAAAGCTAATAATGGAGTCATTCTATTGACCACGAAAGGATTGTCAAAAGAAGATATTGATAAACTTAAAGAAATTTCCTCCACTAAAAAAGAAGACCTGAAAGAACCGGAAATTGATTTACCAAAAGCAGGACAGTTAACCGCAGGGGAAGTCAATGATTTTTCAAAATGGGAATATTGGAAAGATATAGCAGTTCCTACGTTAGACGAGTATAAAAATACCTGGAAGTTTTTCCCTGACCGAAGGGTTTCCGTTCAGTTGGTCAATAAAAACAGAAAGCCTGTCATCGGGGAAAAGCTGAGACTGCTGAATGATAAAAAAGAAGTCATATGGGAAGCTGTTTCCAATAATCTTGGTAATGCGGAATTATGGATTGATCCTATGAAAGACAGCCATCCGGTTTCTGAAAAATACTATTTAGCGGATGGTTCAGGGCAGGTCATCAGCAGTAATATAAGGGATTTTAAAAATGGACAGAATCTTATTATCCTGGATAAAGCCTGCATTACAAAAAGAAATCTGGACCTCGCATTTGTGGTAGATGCAACGGGTTCCATGGGCGATGAAATTGCTTACCTGCAATCTGAACTGCTTGATGTTTTAAGAAGGGTAGAGAATAATCTGAAAAATACAACCGTAAGGTATGGCTCAGTTTTTTACAGGGATCATGGCGATGAATATGTAACCAGAAAATTTGATTTCTCCGACCACGCTGAAGAACTGGTGAATTTTATTCAGAAACAAAGAGCAGGGGGAGGCGGAGATACACCTGAAGCGGTGGTAGAAGCCATGCAGGTTTCCGTAGATGAATTGAAATGGAGTTCTGAAAACTCTGCAAAAATCATGTTTCTGATTCTTGATGCACCTCCACACCGTTCGGAGGAGAACATCAGTAAACTGTATGAAAAAATAAAATCCGCTGCCAAAAAAGGCATTACCATCATTCCTTTATCGGCAAGTGATGCAGACAAGCAGACGGAGTACCTGATGAGAACCTTCGCACTGATGACCAACGGAACCTATACTTTTCTGACTAATGACAGCGGAATCGGTAACAATCATATAAAACCGACCATTGATTCCTATGAGGTTGAGAAGCTGAATGCCATGCTGCTGAGACTGATTCTGCAGAGAGCCACACTTCCAGAATGTAATGACGGAATTTCAAATGACCATCTGAATAAAAAGCTTGAAACGGAAGTGAACAACCAGCCGGAATCCAAAACACTGATCTTCCCGAACCCTACAAAAGGAATTATCAACATAAAATCCAGAAATGCAATAGAGGAACTGTTTGTCTATGACCTCGCCGGAAAGATTATCATGAGAAAAGAACATTTAAATGAAGGTAAAAACACAATTGACATCACCTCATATCCCCAAAGTATTTATCTGATCAGATTGAGAATTAAGGATCACTGGGAAACCTTTAAGGTGATTAAAAATTAA
- a CDS encoding winged helix-turn-helix transcriptional regulator yields the protein MKKSELMKHNCPLGKAMSALGSKWKPIIALVIKDRKLRFGELAVRIHVISRKVLTDQLREMETDGLIIREEFKEIPPRVEYSLTEKGLALLPILYMLEEWEAKYQNKELYPEKDCNMLDKEIRQQIKA from the coding sequence ATGAAAAAGAGTGAATTAATGAAGCACAATTGCCCTTTGGGAAAGGCAATGTCTGCCCTGGGAAGCAAATGGAAACCTATCATTGCACTGGTTATCAAGGATCGTAAACTACGTTTTGGGGAGCTGGCGGTAAGAATTCATGTGATTTCCAGAAAGGTCCTGACCGATCAGCTCAGAGAAATGGAAACAGATGGATTGATTATCCGGGAAGAGTTTAAAGAAATCCCTCCTAGAGTGGAATATTCCCTTACGGAAAAAGGACTGGCCTTGCTACCAATTCTGTATATGCTTGAGGAATGGGAAGCGAAATATCAGAATAAGGAATTGTATCCGGAGAAGGATTGTAACATGTTGGATAAGGAAATTAGACAGCAGATTAAAGCTTAA
- a CDS encoding bacteriocin-like protein, producing the protein MKNLKKLTKIDLKKINGGSAPECLEGTTACYHRPQNGIPSYWTCEPGVGCPKQ; encoded by the coding sequence ATGAAAAATTTAAAAAAATTAACGAAAATAGATTTAAAGAAAATTAATGGAGGAAGCGCTCCTGAATGTCTGGAAGGAACTACAGCCTGCTACCACCGTCCTCAAAACGGAATTCCAAGTTACTGGACTTGTGAACCTGGTGTGGGATGCCCTAAACAGTAA
- a CDS encoding C1 family peptidase: protein MKNTKITSLLFVLSAGSMMFAQDDLINKLKNNQSQNANFQFTTLKDVGATSVKNQGSSGTCWSYSGNSFLESEMQRMGKKPVDLAEIFTARNSYHDKAKLYVLNSGAISWGDGGELHDVINMYKKYGAVPQDVYTGLKQGQTLNNFKEMQGKLKPVLDSLVQAGSKGKLTDNWMDAVDAILDEYLGKVPANFTYEGKNYTPKTFAKEVVGINPEDYVEISSYKDYPYYQKFVVPIPDNWSHDSDWNVPMKDLTAIIDNAVNKGYSVGWATDVSEPYFSYKNGVAYVPDMDLNQITGDNKQTLFTEPKKDKTITEDMRQKGLNNLSTTDDHGMHIVGLAKDQTGKEYYMVKNSWGVTNDFEGYLYVTRPYVEYKSTAILIHKNAIPKSIVKQLKPTKNIGL from the coding sequence ATGAAAAATACCAAAATTACCTCATTACTTTTTGTTTTGTCTGCAGGAAGTATGATGTTTGCCCAGGATGATCTGATCAACAAATTAAAAAACAACCAATCTCAAAATGCTAATTTCCAGTTCACTACATTAAAAGATGTAGGAGCAACCTCTGTGAAGAACCAGGGTTCATCCGGAACCTGCTGGAGCTATTCGGGGAATTCTTTCCTGGAATCTGAAATGCAGAGAATGGGTAAAAAACCTGTAGACCTTGCTGAAATTTTTACGGCAAGAAATTCTTACCACGATAAAGCCAAATTATATGTACTGAACAGTGGCGCCATCAGCTGGGGTGACGGAGGTGAACTTCACGACGTGATCAATATGTACAAAAAATACGGCGCCGTGCCTCAGGATGTGTATACAGGGCTGAAGCAAGGTCAAACCCTGAATAATTTTAAGGAAATGCAGGGAAAACTAAAGCCGGTTCTGGACAGTCTTGTTCAGGCAGGTTCCAAAGGAAAGCTTACTGATAACTGGATGGATGCAGTAGATGCCATCCTTGACGAATACCTTGGAAAAGTTCCGGCTAACTTTACTTATGAAGGAAAAAATTACACTCCAAAGACTTTTGCGAAAGAAGTAGTAGGCATCAATCCTGAAGATTACGTAGAAATTTCTTCTTATAAAGATTACCCATACTATCAGAAGTTTGTAGTTCCAATCCCTGATAACTGGAGCCATGATTCCGACTGGAATGTTCCGATGAAAGATTTAACGGCAATTATCGACAATGCTGTAAACAAAGGTTACTCTGTAGGATGGGCAACAGATGTTTCGGAACCTTATTTTTCTTATAAAAACGGGGTTGCCTATGTTCCGGATATGGACCTGAACCAGATCACTGGTGACAACAAGCAGACTTTATTTACTGAGCCTAAAAAAGATAAAACCATCACTGAAGATATGCGTCAGAAAGGCCTTAACAACCTTTCTACAACTGATGATCACGGGATGCACATTGTAGGACTGGCCAAGGACCAGACCGGTAAGGAATATTATATGGTGAAAAATTCATGGGGTGTAACGAATGATTTTGAAGGATATCTTTACGTAACAAGGCCTTATGTAGAATATAAATCCACAGCCATCCTGATTCATAAGAACGCTATTCCGAAAAGCATCGTGAAGCAGCTGAAGCCTACTAAAAATATCGGTTTATAA
- a CDS encoding alpha-ketoacid dehydrogenase subunit alpha/beta, with protein MQTTYIETQQISFQDFKNQIIEDYRLGRISREMSYLGRREVLTGKAKFGIFGDGKELPQLAMAKVFRNGDFRSGYYRDQTFALAVDALSVESFFAQLYADTSVEREPASAGRQMNGHFATRSLNEDGSWKDLTAQKNISSDISPTAGQMPRLLGLAQASKVYKSVKFEGSEKFSKDGNEIAFGTIGDASTAEGHFWETLNAACALQVPMIVSIWDDGYGISVPTKNQRAKADIAEMLSGFQRKEGENQGCEIIQVKAWDYPSLLDAYARAEHFARTESIPVVVHVIEVTQPQGHSTSGSHERYKNEERLSWEADFDGLLKFREWILNYSIEIEGKEEVIASAEELDAIDEEAKKVVKAGQKTAWESYQKTITDLVQSVLPLVENLKGQNAEIEGYIAQFNKLVSKAKKDIFHLTRKALLATRGTNSAERNQLMQKYNEIFEVEKDNYSSHLYSQSQWKAENVKEVQPVFSENSEEVDGRVVVRNNFDKIFEKYPETLVFGEDAGNIGDVNQGLEGMQEKYGDVRVADTGIREATILGQGIGMAMRGLRPIAEIQYLDYILYCLQGMSDDLATVQYRTKGGQKAPVIIRTRGHRLEGVWHSGSPMAGILNLSKGILVLVPRNLTKAAGFYNTMLQSDDPAVIVECLNGYRLKEKQPDNLGEFTVPVGKIEVTKEGKDVTLVTYGSTWRIVMDAAEQLEKMGISAEVIDVQSLIPFDLTSEIAESVKKTNRLVVIDEDVEGGTSAFILQQILEKQKAFRYLDSDPLTIAANDHRPAYASDGDYFSKPSADDMVEKIYAMFNETNPQKYPAIF; from the coding sequence ATGCAGACAACCTATATTGAAACACAGCAAATCTCTTTCCAGGATTTTAAAAATCAGATAATTGAAGACTACAGGTTAGGAAGGATTTCACGCGAGATGTCTTATCTTGGAAGAAGAGAAGTACTTACAGGAAAAGCTAAATTTGGAATTTTTGGGGATGGTAAGGAGCTACCTCAGCTGGCCATGGCAAAAGTTTTCAGAAATGGGGACTTCCGTTCGGGATATTACAGGGATCAGACTTTTGCATTGGCAGTAGATGCATTATCGGTTGAAAGCTTTTTTGCACAGCTGTATGCAGATACAAGTGTAGAAAGAGAGCCTGCATCGGCCGGAAGACAGATGAACGGTCACTTTGCAACCAGAAGTTTAAATGAAGACGGAAGCTGGAAAGATCTTACGGCACAGAAAAATATTTCTTCTGATATTTCCCCTACAGCAGGACAGATGCCAAGATTATTGGGATTGGCTCAGGCTTCTAAAGTATATAAAAGTGTAAAATTTGAAGGGTCTGAAAAGTTTTCAAAAGACGGGAACGAAATAGCATTCGGAACTATTGGAGACGCTTCTACAGCAGAAGGACATTTTTGGGAAACTTTGAATGCAGCCTGTGCACTTCAGGTTCCTATGATTGTTTCCATCTGGGATGATGGTTACGGAATTTCAGTTCCTACAAAAAATCAGAGAGCAAAAGCTGATATTGCTGAAATGCTGAGCGGTTTCCAGCGAAAAGAAGGCGAAAATCAGGGCTGTGAAATTATCCAGGTAAAAGCATGGGATTATCCTTCACTATTGGATGCTTATGCAAGGGCTGAACATTTTGCAAGAACAGAAAGCATTCCTGTAGTGGTGCATGTAATTGAGGTGACACAGCCTCAGGGGCATTCTACATCAGGGTCTCACGAGAGATATAAAAATGAAGAGCGTCTTTCATGGGAAGCAGATTTTGACGGACTGCTGAAATTCAGAGAATGGATCCTGAACTATTCCATCGAAATTGAAGGAAAAGAAGAAGTAATTGCTTCTGCTGAAGAATTGGATGCAATAGATGAAGAGGCTAAAAAAGTAGTAAAAGCAGGCCAGAAAACAGCATGGGAAAGCTATCAGAAGACCATTACAGACCTGGTTCAGTCAGTTCTTCCATTAGTGGAAAACCTGAAAGGCCAGAACGCTGAAATTGAAGGGTATATTGCCCAGTTCAACAAACTGGTTTCCAAAGCCAAAAAAGATATTTTCCACCTGACCAGAAAAGCTTTACTGGCCACAAGAGGAACAAATTCTGCAGAAAGAAACCAACTGATGCAGAAATACAATGAAATTTTTGAAGTTGAAAAAGACAACTATTCTTCCCACCTATATTCACAATCCCAGTGGAAAGCTGAAAATGTGAAGGAGGTTCAGCCTGTATTTTCAGAGAATTCTGAAGAAGTGGACGGAAGAGTAGTGGTAAGAAATAATTTTGACAAAATCTTTGAAAAATATCCTGAAACTTTAGTGTTTGGTGAAGATGCCGGAAATATCGGTGATGTGAACCAGGGACTGGAAGGAATGCAGGAAAAATACGGTGACGTACGTGTAGCAGACACCGGAATCCGTGAAGCAACCATTCTTGGACAGGGAATCGGGATGGCTATGAGAGGTCTAAGACCTATCGCCGAGATCCAGTATCTTGACTATATTCTTTACTGTTTACAGGGAATGAGCGATGATCTTGCAACGGTTCAGTACAGAACAAAAGGCGGTCAGAAAGCACCGGTAATTATCAGAACAAGAGGTCACAGACTTGAAGGTGTATGGCATTCCGGTTCTCCAATGGCAGGGATCCTGAACCTTTCAAAAGGAATTCTGGTATTGGTGCCAAGAAACTTAACAAAAGCTGCCGGATTCTACAATACCATGCTTCAGAGCGATGATCCTGCGGTTATTGTTGAATGCCTGAACGGATACAGGTTGAAAGAAAAGCAGCCGGATAACTTAGGAGAATTCACCGTTCCTGTCGGAAAAATTGAAGTGACAAAAGAAGGGAAGGATGTTACCCTGGTAACCTACGGATCTACCTGGAGAATTGTGATGGATGCCGCAGAACAATTGGAAAAAATGGGAATTTCTGCAGAAGTTATTGACGTTCAGTCTTTAATTCCTTTCGATTTAACAAGCGAAATTGCTGAAAGCGTTAAGAAAACCAACAGATTGGTCGTAATTGACGAAGATGTGGAAGGAGGGACTTCAGCGTTTATCCTTCAGCAGATTTTAGAAAAACAAAAAGCATTCAGATACCTGGATTCAGATCCGCTAACGATTGCTGCCAATGATCACAGACCTGCTTATGCAAGTGACGGAGATTACTTCAGCAAGCCTTCTGCAGACGATATGGTAGAAAAGATCTACGCGATGTTCAATGAAACAAATCCTCAGAAATATCCTGCGATATTTTAA
- a CDS encoding bacteriocin-like protein, which translates to MKNLKKLAKADLKKINGGNAPECPEGTTACYVPPKNGFPSRWKCIPNTMECPD; encoded by the coding sequence ATGAAAAATCTAAAAAAACTGGCTAAAGCGGATTTAAAGAAAATCAATGGAGGAAATGCTCCTGAGTGTCCGGAAGGAACTACAGCATGCTATGTTCCGCCTAAAAATGGTTTTCCATCCAGATGGAAATGTATTCCAAACACTATGGAGTGTCCGGATTAA
- a CDS encoding NADH:flavin oxidoreductase: protein MSTESLFKPFTYKNLELKNRIVMAPMTRAQSDNGVPTQNIADYYARRAAAEVGLILSEGTVINRTASKNMQNIPDFYGNEALAGWKNVIDAVHQNGGKMGPQIWHVGDTRMSEDYPLAQMEKASTMTLEDIQDTINQFAASAKAAKDLGFDVVEVHGAHGYLIDQFFWEVTNTRTDEYGGKTIRERNRFAVDVIKAIRAAVGEDFTIILRLSQWKQQDYSSRLASTPAEMEEWLLPLKEAGVDIFHCSQRRFWEPEFEGSDLNFAGWAKKITGQPTITVGSVGLKGDFMSAFAGHGTEKTDLTDLTRRLDNEEFDLVAVGRALLQDPQWVKKIKTGSTEELLDFSAESMGKLY, encoded by the coding sequence ATGAGTACAGAATCATTATTTAAACCGTTCACTTATAAAAATCTTGAGCTTAAAAATAGAATTGTAATGGCGCCCATGACCAGAGCTCAATCTGATAATGGAGTACCTACCCAAAATATAGCAGACTATTACGCAAGAAGAGCCGCAGCAGAAGTAGGATTGATTCTTTCGGAAGGAACTGTAATCAACAGAACAGCTTCCAAAAATATGCAGAACATCCCGGATTTTTATGGGAATGAAGCATTGGCAGGATGGAAAAACGTAATTGATGCCGTTCATCAGAACGGAGGCAAAATGGGACCACAGATCTGGCACGTAGGAGACACCAGAATGTCTGAAGATTATCCGCTGGCTCAGATGGAAAAGGCTTCTACAATGACTTTGGAAGATATTCAGGATACGATTAACCAGTTTGCGGCTTCTGCAAAAGCAGCTAAAGACTTAGGGTTTGATGTGGTTGAAGTTCATGGAGCACACGGATACCTTATTGACCAGTTTTTCTGGGAAGTGACCAATACCAGAACGGATGAGTATGGAGGAAAAACCATTAGAGAAAGAAACCGTTTTGCAGTAGATGTCATTAAAGCAATCAGGGCTGCAGTAGGAGAGGATTTCACCATAATTTTACGTCTTTCCCAGTGGAAACAGCAGGATTACAGCAGCAGGCTGGCCTCAACTCCGGCAGAAATGGAAGAGTGGCTGTTGCCTTTAAAAGAAGCAGGTGTAGATATTTTCCACTGTTCACAACGCCGTTTCTGGGAACCGGAATTTGAAGGTTCAGATTTGAATTTTGCAGGCTGGGCGAAAAAAATTACCGGACAGCCAACAATCACCGTAGGTTCTGTAGGTTTAAAAGGAGATTTTATGAGCGCTTTTGCAGGACATGGAACCGAAAAAACCGATCTTACAGACCTAACCAGAAGGCTTGATAATGAAGAATTTGACCTTGTTGCGGTGGGACGCGCACTTTTACAGGACCCGCAGTGGGTTAAAAAAATAAAAACCGGAAGTACGGAAGAACTTCTTGATTTCTCGGCAGAGAGCATGGGAAAACTGTATTAA
- a CDS encoding alpha-L-fucosidase yields MLIKQKTKTLFLSSLLISSAFFSQTHNVSAGYQKPDDPLVVKNLEEWQDLKFGLFMHWGTYSQWGIVESWSLCPEDESWTKRKPEHGKSYNEYVKNYENLQTTFNPIAFNPQKWADAAKKAGMKYVVFTTKHHDGFSMFDTKESDYKMTSPKTPFSKNPKADVTKEIFTTFRKDGFRIGAYFSKPDWHSENYWWPYFPPKDRNVNYDPKKYPERWEAFKKFTFNQLNEITSNYGKIDILWLDGGWVRPFKTIDPSVEWQRTIKVEQDIEMDKIGTMARKNQPGIIMVDRTVPGKWENYVTPEQAIPEHALSIPWESCITMGNSFSYVPNDQYKSSQKIIETLIKIISRGGNYLMNIAPGPNGDYDAVVYDRLKEISGWMDKNQSAVFATRSAEPYHDGNFYYTRSKDSKTLNVFHIDDKAVYQAPAVLSFSIPENFKPKSLKILGTDSKLQWKQTGNIIEVKLPADRTKIKYASVIQMAK; encoded by the coding sequence ATGCTCATTAAACAGAAAACAAAAACCCTTTTTCTTTCATCACTTCTTATTTCCTCTGCATTCTTCTCACAGACACATAATGTATCAGCTGGATACCAAAAACCGGATGACCCGCTTGTTGTTAAGAATCTGGAAGAATGGCAGGACCTTAAATTTGGGTTGTTTATGCATTGGGGAACCTACAGCCAGTGGGGGATTGTAGAAAGCTGGAGCCTCTGCCCGGAAGATGAATCCTGGACTAAGAGAAAGCCTGAGCACGGAAAATCCTATAATGAATATGTAAAGAACTACGAAAATCTTCAGACCACTTTTAATCCCATAGCGTTTAACCCACAAAAATGGGCCGATGCTGCAAAAAAAGCAGGGATGAAGTATGTGGTCTTCACCACAAAGCATCATGACGGGTTCTCTATGTTTGATACCAAAGAATCAGATTATAAAATGACTTCACCCAAAACCCCTTTCTCAAAAAATCCGAAAGCGGATGTCACCAAAGAAATTTTTACAACATTCAGAAAAGACGGATTTAGGATCGGAGCCTACTTTTCCAAACCGGACTGGCATTCCGAAAACTACTGGTGGCCGTATTTTCCTCCGAAAGATAGAAATGTGAACTATGATCCGAAGAAATATCCGGAAAGATGGGAAGCCTTCAAAAAATTTACGTTCAATCAGCTTAATGAGATTACGTCCAATTATGGGAAAATCGATATCCTTTGGCTGGATGGTGGCTGGGTTCGTCCTTTCAAAACCATTGATCCTTCTGTAGAATGGCAGAGAACCATTAAAGTGGAACAGGATATTGAGATGGATAAAATTGGGACCATGGCCAGGAAAAACCAGCCGGGAATCATTATGGTAGACCGTACGGTACCTGGAAAATGGGAAAATTATGTGACACCTGAACAGGCCATCCCTGAACACGCCCTTTCCATCCCGTGGGAAAGCTGTATCACCATGGGAAATTCTTTTTCCTATGTTCCCAACGATCAGTATAAGTCCTCACAGAAAATCATAGAAACCCTGATCAAAATCATTTCAAGAGGCGGAAACTACCTGATGAATATTGCTCCCGGGCCCAATGGAGATTATGATGCAGTGGTTTACGACAGATTAAAAGAGATTTCCGGCTGGATGGATAAAAACCAGTCAGCGGTATTTGCCACAAGAAGTGCAGAACCTTACCATGACGGAAATTTTTACTACACCCGGTCGAAAGACAGCAAAACCCTCAACGTTTTCCATATTGATGATAAAGCCGTTTATCAGGCTCCGGCTGTTCTGAGTTTCTCAATTCCGGAAAATTTTAAACCGAAATCGTTGAAGATTCTTGGAACAGATTCAAAACTGCAGTGGAAGCAGACAGGAAATATAATAGAAGTAAAGCTTCCCGCAGACAGGACAAAAATAAAGTATGCATCGGTAATTCAAATGGCTAAGTAA